In one window of Legionella fallonii LLAP-10 DNA:
- the icmT gene encoding IcmT/TraK family protein has translation MAAGGFAETAHWRDSARSARFFMVDARAAFPIFLFLMHIRIWTGILVIVSAIFFGIIEHYGFTVPVFLRWLRSALAGSVKSSQPWWR, from the coding sequence ATGGCTGCTGGAGGATTTGCTGAAACAGCGCATTGGCGTGATTCCGCACGCAGTGCCCGTTTTTTCATGGTAGATGCACGAGCTGCTTTTCCCATTTTTCTATTTTTAATGCATATAAGAATATGGACGGGAATTTTAGTCATAGTATCTGCTATATTTTTTGGCATCATTGAGCATTATGGTTTTACTGTTCCTGTTTTCTTACGTTGGCTTAGAAGCGCTTTAGCAGGTTCTGTGAAGTCGTCACAACCGTGGTGGAGATAA
- the icmP gene encoding type IVB secretion system coupling complex protein DotM/IcmP, with product MAQQGQQQGSDNGMAPVWITILLFFTVYIIWKTAHQHIVSAVFFINIWQAKFLNLFLHNQSLTDQINLMQTIDPNTVEWDQLVDMTRNVGDFMRYPIVAILVVLAIVLYKSNITLKFRRAHDMKTLRAQEQFNWPAIMPIIKEDLVSQDVNKGPWAMALTPMEFARKYKLLRKDDALLDNPIPGQEMTAGIRRGDAKRVFTMQLGPYFDGFERLSPQAYALAAVFMARINRDRDAANHILKVIDQTFVTGKPDFTVARATLKKYENSELVQEVVSKHAYVLSVMGSLITAARTDGVVPSSEFLWLKPIDRRLWYMLNCMGRQTPYSEVAGAFAHWRAEKEMGRRCLVPMIDEAIRALEIAIKEVKLTPRQMEELEP from the coding sequence ATGGCACAACAAGGGCAGCAACAAGGTTCAGATAATGGGATGGCTCCGGTTTGGATTACCATCTTGCTATTCTTTACAGTGTATATCATATGGAAAACAGCTCACCAGCATATAGTTAGCGCTGTTTTCTTTATTAATATTTGGCAAGCTAAATTCCTTAATTTGTTTTTACATAATCAGTCTTTAACCGATCAAATTAATTTAATGCAAACCATAGATCCTAATACCGTTGAATGGGATCAATTGGTCGATATGACACGTAATGTTGGGGATTTTATGCGTTATCCCATCGTTGCTATTTTAGTGGTTTTGGCCATTGTTCTTTATAAGTCCAATATTACGTTAAAGTTTCGTAGAGCTCATGATATGAAAACGTTAAGAGCCCAAGAGCAATTTAATTGGCCAGCCATTATGCCGATTATAAAAGAAGATCTAGTAAGTCAGGATGTTAACAAAGGGCCCTGGGCTATGGCTTTAACACCGATGGAGTTTGCCCGTAAATATAAGTTACTGAGAAAAGACGATGCCCTGCTTGACAATCCCATACCAGGTCAGGAAATGACTGCTGGCATACGACGTGGAGATGCCAAACGGGTTTTTACCATGCAACTGGGGCCTTATTTTGATGGGTTTGAACGTCTGTCTCCCCAGGCTTATGCTTTGGCAGCCGTTTTTATGGCACGAATAAATAGGGATAGAGACGCAGCCAACCATATATTGAAAGTAATAGATCAAACGTTCGTGACAGGCAAACCAGATTTCACAGTGGCAAGGGCTACATTGAAAAAATATGAAAATAGTGAGCTTGTACAGGAAGTAGTTAGTAAGCATGCCTATGTTCTTTCCGTCATGGGTTCTTTAATTACAGCCGCTCGTACTGATGGCGTTGTTCCTAGTTCAGAATTTTTATGGCTAAAGCCCATAGATCGTCGATTATGGTATATGCTTAATTGTATGGGGAGACAAACACCTTACTCTGAAGTAGCCGGAGCTTTTGCTCATTGGCGAGCAGAGAAAGAAATGGGGCGTCGCTGTTTGGTACCAATGATAGATGAAGCGATTAGAGCATTAGAAATTGCTATTAAAGAAGTGAAGTTAACACCCCGTCAAATGGAGGAGTTAGAGCCATGA
- a CDS encoding type IV secretion IcmS family protein, whose translation MERDISKCMATIAGSLSAKFYLNDRFVSFDEVFADTGLLPAIAKRADQLCSLCLGYGLGATYDEAEGALLGIRVVFDEVTPNVLRLLCMTDVLNELIQGGPSRDYTPLDELMYD comes from the coding sequence ATGGAAAGAGATATTAGCAAATGTATGGCAACCATTGCAGGTAGTTTGAGTGCTAAGTTTTATTTAAATGACAGATTTGTTAGTTTTGATGAGGTTTTTGCGGATACTGGGCTGTTGCCTGCTATAGCAAAACGAGCTGATCAATTGTGTTCTCTATGCTTGGGTTATGGCTTAGGGGCTACTTATGATGAAGCGGAAGGTGCATTATTAGGTATACGAGTTGTATTTGATGAGGTAACACCTAATGTCTTACGTTTGCTATGTATGACTGATGTTCTTAATGAATTAATTCAAGGTGGCCCCAGTCGAGATTATACTCCGTTAGACGAATTAATGTACGATTGA
- the hemH gene encoding ferrochelatase, with amino-acid sequence MKHGVLLINLGTPNSPNSADINRYLREFLTDKRVIDIPTLLRYLLVYGLIVPFRSKQSVHAYKLIWTKQGSPLLFHSQNLMKELQKTIGSQYKVALGMRYGTPSIAQAIHDLTECDNITVLPLYPQYSSAATGSSMEEVMRIIATQAVIPSVHLIRDFYDHPDYISSQAQLIKTYFNNAEHLLFSYHGIPERQLHKSGCDEICPEACAPISADNQACYRAQCYQTSLLLAQELQLRANQYSTAFQSRLGKIPWIKPYTDERLIALAEQGVKHLAVVCPSFTADCLETLEEIGMRAKEQWLQLGGKQFILIPSLNSNEQWVRAISKIVNARKL; translated from the coding sequence ATGAAACACGGCGTATTACTCATTAATCTTGGTACCCCCAATAGCCCGAATAGTGCGGATATTAATCGTTATTTGCGTGAATTTCTAACAGATAAGCGAGTAATAGATATACCAACGCTACTTCGTTATCTTTTAGTTTATGGCTTAATAGTGCCATTTAGATCAAAACAATCGGTCCATGCCTATAAATTAATATGGACTAAACAAGGTTCCCCTTTGCTGTTTCATAGCCAGAACCTAATGAAGGAGCTCCAAAAAACCATAGGCTCACAATATAAAGTTGCTTTAGGCATGCGCTATGGTACCCCCTCTATTGCACAAGCAATCCATGACTTAACGGAGTGCGACAACATTACAGTTCTTCCCTTATACCCACAATACTCCTCGGCGGCCACCGGCTCGTCCATGGAAGAGGTGATGCGCATTATCGCAACTCAAGCCGTTATTCCATCCGTCCACCTCATTCGTGATTTTTACGACCACCCGGACTATATTTCATCGCAAGCTCAGCTTATAAAAACTTATTTCAATAACGCTGAACATCTACTTTTTAGTTATCATGGTATTCCTGAGCGTCAACTCCATAAAAGTGGCTGCGATGAAATTTGCCCTGAGGCCTGTGCTCCAATATCTGCAGATAACCAAGCGTGTTATAGAGCTCAATGTTATCAAACTAGCTTATTGTTAGCCCAAGAATTGCAATTAAGAGCCAATCAATACAGCACTGCCTTTCAATCTCGGTTAGGAAAGATACCCTGGATAAAACCCTATACCGATGAAAGACTTATTGCACTCGCAGAGCAAGGAGTGAAACATCTTGCTGTTGTCTGTCCATCATTTACTGCAGATTGTCTCGAAACTCTTGAGGAAATAGGAATGCGTGCCAAAGAACAATGGCTCCAATTAGGAGGAAAACAATTTATCCTTATCCCTAGCTTAAACAGCAATGAGCAGTGGGTCAGAGCTATTAGCAAGATTGTTAATGCTAGAAAGCTGTGA
- the icmN gene encoding type IVB secretion system protein IcmN/DotK, translated as MRVMLTNYITTVIRILGLMLLLQVSACHRWGGYVPEKEDPKLPCKVLGACDATVMKKIKKFNKSGIKIITIGQDYLISIPASRLFEEQTPHLKWGSYRLLNEIASFLKQFRKVAINVTSYSSKYVSMHRELALTTARARVVGEYLWSQGIDSRFIFTQGLGSDKPVVSFTQGGDSSPNARIEITFRDAVA; from the coding sequence TTGAGAGTAATGCTTACTAACTACATAACCACAGTAATCCGTATTCTAGGCTTAATGCTTTTGCTTCAGGTGAGTGCTTGTCATCGTTGGGGTGGCTATGTCCCTGAAAAAGAGGATCCTAAATTGCCATGTAAGGTATTAGGGGCCTGTGATGCAACGGTAATGAAAAAGATTAAAAAATTTAATAAAAGCGGAATAAAAATAATTACAATTGGACAAGATTATTTAATAAGCATCCCTGCTAGTCGCTTATTTGAAGAGCAAACCCCTCATTTAAAATGGGGTTCTTACCGTTTGCTAAATGAAATTGCTTCATTTCTAAAGCAATTTCGTAAAGTTGCAATCAATGTAACCAGCTATAGCAGCAAATATGTCTCTATGCATAGAGAGCTGGCTTTAACTACTGCTAGAGCGAGAGTAGTCGGTGAATATTTATGGTCGCAAGGAATTGATAGCCGTTTTATCTTTACACAAGGATTAGGTAGTGATAAACCTGTAGTAAGTTTCACTCAAGGTGGGGATTCATCGCCAAACGCGCGAATAGAAATTACGTTTAGAGATGCAGTTGCATAA
- a CDS encoding TraM recognition domain-containing protein, with the protein MMRGIDTRNELDPSLLLRDTRSLSQKLADAFADPTNISITLFTLAAIAYYFSEAATLLMLIGAGFFLYSYTRKQKLPFRLPLIARVKDYNDLKPGIGKPNIARGIAFFGNDRKTGEELWFANDDMRTHALIFGSTGSGKTECLVSLAYNALVQASGFIYVDGKGDNSLYAKVFSMVRSMGREDDLLLINFMTGARDIVGPQEKRLSNTLNPFCQGSSSMLTQLVVSLMGSSQGGGDGDMWKGRAIAFVEALMRLLVYMRDDGAILLDANSIRNYFDLQRLESIVVDKVFPRDDMESINIESVPKLVTDPLRNYLNTLPGYNKEKKGKQVSQVLEQHGFITMQLVRSFSSLADTYGHIIRTNLAEVDFKDVILNRRILVVLLPALEKSPDELSNLGKIIVSSLKAMMAAGLGEDVEGDYRDVILRKPTNAPTPYMCILDEYGYYAVQGFAVVPAQARSLGFSAIFAGQDLPAFQKASKEEAASIGANTNIKICMKLEDPTETWDFFTKTAGEAYVTKVDSFQTKEGGVTNSYMDTKSSSFEKRARVDLLDLKEQTEGEAHIFFKSKIVRARMFYANPKPVKQLKINQFLKVEPPPDEYMMKLQKQLASFQKILESGDLSINKVVENEEITLITKALQETNIEEPIERGVAALIAFHGHNAPEPVEDLIEEEVEGALTIFSALRITPTSPPILATDKAAFAEALLPINETRNQMMMIERLAGAKDKYAGTVSNELIKDFQMATSYPPDDRDVIDVQELTDVVKGLSSKIANEREKANKKSEEEIK; encoded by the coding sequence ATGATGCGTGGTATTGATACTCGAAATGAGTTAGATCCGTCCCTTCTTTTACGGGACACGAGGAGTTTAAGTCAAAAATTAGCGGATGCGTTCGCTGATCCGACAAATATTTCGATTACACTGTTTACTTTAGCAGCTATTGCTTATTATTTTTCAGAAGCAGCAACGTTGCTCATGCTTATCGGAGCTGGATTTTTTCTTTACAGTTATACTCGTAAGCAAAAACTACCGTTTCGATTGCCATTGATTGCCAGAGTAAAAGATTATAATGACCTGAAACCAGGTATTGGAAAACCTAATATTGCGCGTGGTATTGCCTTTTTTGGTAATGATCGCAAAACAGGTGAAGAGCTATGGTTTGCCAATGACGATATGCGTACCCATGCCTTAATTTTTGGATCTACCGGTAGTGGTAAAACAGAATGTTTGGTATCGCTTGCATATAATGCCCTTGTTCAGGCAAGCGGCTTTATCTATGTAGATGGCAAAGGAGATAACTCGCTTTACGCTAAAGTATTTTCTATGGTAAGAAGCATGGGGCGTGAAGATGATTTACTTTTAATTAATTTCATGACTGGTGCTCGAGATATTGTTGGCCCACAAGAGAAAAGATTATCTAATACTTTGAATCCATTCTGTCAGGGTTCTTCTAGTATGCTAACTCAATTAGTTGTTAGCTTGATGGGCTCATCACAAGGTGGTGGTGATGGAGATATGTGGAAGGGCCGGGCTATTGCATTCGTAGAAGCCTTGATGCGGCTATTAGTTTATATGCGTGACGATGGAGCGATACTGCTAGATGCAAATAGCATCAGAAATTACTTTGATCTACAACGACTGGAGTCCATCGTTGTTGATAAGGTATTCCCTCGTGATGATATGGAAAGTATCAATATAGAATCTGTACCTAAATTAGTAACAGACCCTCTAAGAAACTATCTGAATACGTTGCCTGGATACAATAAAGAGAAAAAAGGAAAACAAGTATCGCAGGTACTAGAGCAACACGGCTTTATCACCATGCAGCTGGTAAGAAGTTTCTCATCTTTGGCTGATACTTACGGACATATTATTCGTACTAATTTGGCAGAAGTAGATTTTAAAGATGTGATCCTCAATAGACGAATTTTAGTCGTGTTGTTACCTGCTTTGGAAAAATCTCCGGATGAGTTATCTAACTTGGGCAAAATTATTGTTTCTTCCTTAAAAGCAATGATGGCTGCAGGTCTTGGTGAAGATGTTGAGGGTGATTATCGAGATGTAATTCTAAGAAAACCAACCAATGCACCAACACCCTATATGTGCATCCTTGATGAGTATGGCTACTATGCTGTTCAAGGGTTTGCTGTGGTTCCTGCTCAGGCAAGATCGCTAGGATTCTCAGCTATTTTTGCTGGTCAAGATTTGCCTGCTTTCCAGAAAGCATCAAAAGAAGAAGCCGCGTCAATAGGTGCGAATACCAACATTAAAATTTGTATGAAATTAGAGGATCCTACCGAAACGTGGGACTTTTTCACCAAAACAGCAGGCGAGGCGTACGTTACGAAAGTAGATTCATTCCAAACAAAAGAAGGTGGTGTAACGAATAGCTATATGGATACCAAAAGCTCTTCATTTGAAAAAAGAGCTCGTGTAGATCTTCTTGATTTAAAAGAACAAACAGAAGGTGAGGCACATATCTTTTTCAAATCAAAAATTGTTCGTGCTCGGATGTTTTATGCAAATCCAAAACCAGTTAAGCAGTTAAAAATCAACCAATTCCTCAAAGTAGAACCGCCTCCTGATGAGTATATGATGAAGTTACAAAAACAATTGGCTTCATTCCAAAAGATATTGGAGAGTGGTGATTTAAGCATTAATAAAGTAGTAGAAAATGAAGAAATTACGTTGATAACTAAAGCATTACAAGAAACCAATATTGAAGAGCCTATAGAGCGTGGTGTAGCGGCTCTTATTGCTTTTCACGGTCATAACGCTCCTGAACCAGTTGAAGACTTAATTGAAGAGGAGGTTGAAGGTGCTCTGACCATCTTTAGTGCCTTGCGTATTACTCCTACTTCACCTCCTATTTTAGCAACAGATAAAGCCGCATTTGCTGAGGCTTTACTGCCAATTAATGAAACTAGAAACCAAATGATGATGATTGAACGTTTGGCTGGGGCAAAAGATAAGTACGCCGGAACCGTTTCTAATGAATTGATTAAAGATTTCCAAATGGCAACGAGCTATCCGCCCGATGATAGAGATGTAATTGACGTTCAAGAATTAACTGATGTCGTAAAAGGTTTATCATCAAAAATTGCCAACGAGCGTGAAAAAGCTAACAAGAAAAGTGAAGAAGAAATAAAATAA
- a CDS encoding cold-shock protein — translation MARGEVKWFNNAKGWGFIIPEGGGEDIFVHFSSIHGVGYKTLAPGQTVTYDVINGERGLHASNVIPLGEAMATETA, via the coding sequence ATGGCTAGAGGCGAAGTCAAGTGGTTTAATAACGCGAAGGGATGGGGATTTATCATACCAGAAGGAGGTGGCGAAGATATTTTCGTTCATTTTTCCTCTATTCATGGTGTTGGTTACAAAACATTAGCCCCTGGACAAACAGTTACCTATGACGTGATAAATGGCGAGCGAGGTCTTCATGCCTCGAACGTTATTCCTCTCGGTGAGGCTATGGCAACGGAAACTGCTTAA
- a CDS encoding type IVB secretion system apparatus protein IcmL/DotI: MAEDALTVVALRNKFYKDSQRKVMFALLMAIVVNLVLGAMLVYIITHPPAPKYFATSINGRITPLFPLDQPNQSDSAVLQWANQAAIAAFTYNFVNYRDELQSSSGFFTPEGWDQFLNALQQSNNLDAVKAKKLIVSAVATRAPIILQKGVLNGNFSWRVQMPILVTYQSASEFTQQNNVVTMLITRVSTLNSPRGIGISQFVVGPASGGVS, encoded by the coding sequence ATGGCTGAAGATGCCTTAACTGTTGTTGCTTTACGAAACAAATTTTATAAAGATAGTCAGCGTAAGGTTATGTTCGCGCTATTAATGGCTATCGTAGTTAATTTAGTTTTAGGTGCAATGCTGGTCTATATTATTACACATCCACCGGCCCCTAAATATTTTGCAACAAGCATTAATGGACGCATTACTCCATTATTTCCTTTGGATCAACCTAACCAATCCGATTCGGCTGTATTACAATGGGCAAATCAGGCTGCTATAGCTGCTTTCACCTATAATTTCGTAAATTATAGAGATGAATTACAGTCATCGTCTGGGTTTTTTACACCGGAGGGATGGGATCAATTTCTTAATGCATTACAACAATCTAATAACCTTGATGCAGTAAAGGCTAAGAAATTAATTGTTTCTGCTGTGGCAACTCGCGCTCCCATTATTCTACAAAAAGGGGTCTTAAATGGTAATTTCTCTTGGCGAGTGCAAATGCCCATTTTAGTTACCTATCAAAGTGCGAGTGAGTTTACGCAACAAAATAACGTAGTTACTATGCTAATTACTCGAGTATCTACTTTAAATTCTCCTCGAGGAATAGGTATCTCACAATTTGTTGTTGGTCCTGCCAGTGGTGGGGTAAGTTAA
- a CDS encoding HIT domain-containing protein — translation MFFIDERIQSTCFILGDWPLSRVLLKNEQNYPWFILVPRKDNLQEIYQLEKEERQILMEEINQLSLLINEYFKPDKLNIGALGNVVPQLHLHIIARCKKDDLWPQGIWQSSMQATLYEEKQLNALLPSLKDLIRTREHAF, via the coding sequence TTGTTTTTTATTGATGAACGAATTCAATCCACTTGTTTTATTCTTGGTGACTGGCCATTATCGCGCGTCTTACTGAAGAACGAACAAAATTATCCCTGGTTTATTCTGGTTCCTAGAAAAGATAATCTTCAGGAGATATATCAGTTAGAAAAAGAAGAGCGACAGATTTTAATGGAAGAGATTAATCAATTATCTCTATTGATTAATGAATACTTTAAACCAGACAAACTTAATATTGGTGCCCTAGGCAATGTTGTTCCGCAGTTACACCTTCATATTATTGCCCGCTGCAAGAAAGATGATTTATGGCCCCAGGGAATTTGGCAATCATCGATGCAAGCAACACTGTATGAAGAAAAACAACTTAATGCGCTTTTACCTAGTTTAAAAGATTTAATCAGAACTAGGGAACATGCGTTTTGA
- the icmQ gene encoding Dot/Icm secretion system protein IcmQ gives MNDKLSDEQNEAILKALNEAIEHGPWDKSNFLKIIGKNLVEIRDDFVKQLGASSLQQIKAEAHLANRMALRSGQQEVYISLYCYEGSNMQSWERIVTNLPKQMISRPIYANEDDVKAIIKSKENKLNEAYVAIYINQSDILALPSDKLSVDKLGKTLLSLKDKSLNLDNISRFVHLSGVYSYTNGRLSKS, from the coding sequence ATGAATGATAAACTCTCTGATGAACAAAATGAAGCCATTTTAAAGGCGTTAAATGAGGCTATTGAACATGGTCCATGGGATAAATCAAATTTTCTTAAGATAATTGGAAAGAATTTAGTTGAAATACGCGATGATTTTGTAAAGCAGCTGGGGGCTAGTAGCCTGCAGCAAATAAAAGCAGAGGCTCATTTAGCTAATCGTATGGCTTTAAGGAGTGGTCAGCAAGAAGTTTATATTTCTCTTTATTGCTATGAAGGTTCTAATATGCAGTCCTGGGAAAGAATAGTGACTAATTTGCCAAAACAAATGATTTCTAGACCAATTTATGCAAATGAAGACGATGTTAAAGCAATTATAAAAAGCAAAGAAAATAAGCTAAATGAAGCTTATGTGGCAATCTACATTAATCAATCAGATATTTTAGCTCTCCCTTCTGATAAATTATCAGTAGATAAGTTAGGTAAGACCTTATTAAGTTTAAAGGATAAGAGTTTAAATTTAGACAATATTAGTCGGTTTGTGCATTTAAGTGGTGTTTATAGTTACACTAACGGCCGATTAAGTAAAAGTTAA
- the icmM gene encoding type IVB secretion system protein IcmM/DotJ, whose translation MSRESWALIKQHKSFNVHVYRRGLLMIIISLILSCIISLLMFYLYLHQPERDFYATSGITPPIKLQPLSAPNESSTALLPPDPPTDDVQRVIPQ comes from the coding sequence ATGAGTCGTGAGTCATGGGCTTTAATTAAACAGCATAAAAGTTTTAATGTTCATGTATATAGACGTGGTTTGTTGATGATAATTATTTCTCTTATATTGAGTTGTATTATTAGTTTGTTAATGTTTTATTTGTATTTACATCAGCCAGAAAGAGATTTTTATGCAACTAGTGGGATTACGCCACCAATAAAGCTTCAACCTTTATCGGCCCCCAATGAGTCATCAACTGCATTACTTCCTCCTGATCCACCGACGGATGATGTACAAAGAGTTATACCGCAATAA
- a CDS encoding DotH/IcmK family type IV secretion protein, protein MRIMSKILRICLAVVIPCFFTMTSFAVNQTDDAQQALQQLRLLQQRLSQNAGPDNGQPGTDANPAGSATAGAIKVPGAAQNRPPVNPNQTQNSPGNEDQTISQNDAEIIDNKAFKDMTRNLYPLTPEQIVRLKQIYQTSEYAQTSTAGTPPKPTATSQFVNLSPGSTPPVIRLSQGFVSSLVFLDSTGSPWPIAAYDLGDPASFNIQWDKTSNTLMIQAIKLYNYGNLAVRLKGLNTPVMLTLIPGQKAVDYRVDLRIQGIGPNAKTMPMEQGIPAAANDLLLHVLEGVPPPGSKRLAVSGGDARAWLSNEKMYVRTNLTILSPGWLGSMTSADGMHAYEMQKSPVLLVSWHGKVMQLKVEGL, encoded by the coding sequence ATGAGAATTATGAGTAAAATATTAAGAATTTGTTTAGCAGTGGTAATACCTTGTTTTTTTACAATGACTTCTTTTGCTGTAAATCAAACAGATGATGCGCAACAGGCATTACAACAGCTGCGTTTATTACAGCAACGTCTTTCTCAAAATGCTGGACCTGATAATGGCCAGCCTGGTACCGATGCAAATCCAGCTGGAAGCGCTACAGCAGGAGCTATAAAGGTTCCAGGAGCCGCTCAAAATAGACCACCTGTGAATCCTAATCAAACGCAAAATTCTCCTGGTAATGAAGATCAGACGATTAGTCAAAATGATGCGGAGATTATTGATAATAAAGCATTTAAAGACATGACCCGCAATTTATACCCTTTAACTCCAGAACAAATTGTTCGCTTAAAGCAAATATATCAAACTTCTGAGTATGCCCAGACGTCAACAGCTGGCACACCGCCGAAGCCGACAGCAACATCTCAGTTTGTTAATTTATCGCCAGGCTCTACACCTCCAGTCATACGTCTGTCTCAAGGTTTTGTTTCTTCGTTAGTATTTCTTGATTCTACAGGATCTCCCTGGCCCATTGCTGCATACGATTTGGGGGATCCTGCCTCTTTTAATATTCAATGGGATAAGACTAGTAATACCTTAATGATCCAAGCAATAAAGTTATATAATTACGGTAATTTGGCTGTTCGATTAAAAGGTTTAAATACTCCCGTCATGTTAACACTGATACCAGGACAGAAAGCTGTAGATTATCGCGTCGATTTACGTATACAAGGAATTGGCCCCAATGCGAAAACCATGCCGATGGAGCAAGGAATTCCTGCTGCTGCAAATGATTTACTTCTTCATGTTTTAGAGGGAGTTCCGCCTCCAGGGAGTAAACGATTGGCAGTTAGTGGTGGAGATGCGCGAGCATGGCTTTCAAATGAAAAAATGTATGTGAGGACTAACCTTACCATACTATCTCCAGGATGGTTAGGCAGTATGACCAGTGCTGACGGGATGCATGCTTATGAGATGCAGAAATCACCGGTCCTCTTAGTATCCTGGCATGGAAAAGTGATGCAACTCAAGGTAGAAGGGTTATAA
- a CDS encoding efflux RND transporter periplasmic adaptor subunit gives MSLKSMVKNAWQSKLSKPLIIATTLSLGLISYFIIHPSSPLPPSSPTKFVEIEIVTPSTIQKTIKLIGTIRPKHTTILVAKGSGMLDILLSSGQTVKKGDLIAKITNPDIEKSYQLSKATAKLANIQYKRLLSLRKTGFISAREVEEKKQIWIDARKELAKTKIELSNMRFYAPFNGIIGAYKIKEGAQVNESAQVVTVYDPSSLVVELDIPCTNQPQIKVNQLVRVFDQPYQLSHMQKMIDDDTHMCPADIDIHCESCLIGANVSVNLVVKEKQGALVMPTAALFLKKGKPHMYKVNNRKIELVAVKTGIQEKDKIEVIAGLHSGDQVIIKNPERLYPGLEVMIYQPKKNKSQS, from the coding sequence TTGTCTCTCAAATCAATGGTAAAAAACGCTTGGCAAAGTAAACTCTCAAAACCCCTCATTATTGCAACAACTCTCAGTCTTGGTTTGATCAGTTATTTTATAATACATCCCTCCTCCCCACTCCCCCCCTCTTCGCCCACTAAATTTGTTGAAATAGAGATAGTCACACCGTCCACTATTCAGAAAACAATAAAACTTATAGGTACTATTCGTCCCAAACATACAACAATCCTTGTTGCTAAGGGCTCAGGAATGTTGGATATCTTGCTCTCGTCCGGACAAACGGTAAAAAAGGGCGACTTAATCGCCAAAATTACCAATCCAGATATTGAAAAAAGCTATCAGCTCTCTAAAGCCACCGCAAAACTAGCAAACATTCAATACAAACGCCTGCTTAGTTTACGCAAAACAGGATTTATTAGTGCCCGAGAGGTAGAAGAAAAAAAGCAAATCTGGATAGATGCCCGAAAAGAATTAGCTAAGACCAAAATTGAACTGAGCAACATGCGTTTTTATGCTCCTTTTAACGGCATTATTGGTGCCTATAAAATAAAAGAAGGTGCCCAAGTTAATGAGTCAGCTCAAGTAGTCACTGTGTACGACCCCAGCTCATTGGTTGTAGAGTTAGATATCCCCTGCACCAATCAACCCCAAATCAAGGTCAATCAACTTGTTCGTGTGTTTGATCAACCCTATCAATTAAGCCATATGCAAAAAATGATAGATGATGATACTCACATGTGCCCGGCAGATATAGATATTCATTGTGAGTCTTGTTTAATAGGAGCCAATGTATCAGTAAACTTGGTAGTTAAAGAGAAACAAGGTGCATTGGTTATGCCCACCGCGGCTTTATTTCTTAAGAAAGGAAAGCCACATATGTATAAAGTAAATAATAGAAAAATCGAATTAGTTGCCGTCAAAACTGGTATTCAAGAAAAAGATAAAATAGAAGTGATCGCAGGCCTACACTCAGGAGATCAGGTCATTATTAAAAATCCTGAACGCCTATATCCGGGATTAGAAGTTATGATTTATCAACCAAAAAAAAATAAATCTCAGAGTTAA